The Pan paniscus chromosome 1, NHGRI_mPanPan1-v2.0_pri, whole genome shotgun sequence genome has a segment encoding these proteins:
- the LOC100992292 gene encoding succinyl-CoA:3-ketoacid coenzyme A transferase 2, mitochondrial, with protein sequence MAALRLLASVLGRGVPAGGSGLALSQGCARCFTTSPRPRAKFYADPVEMVKDISDGATVMIGGFGLCGIPENLIAALLRTRVKDLQVVSSNVGVEDFGLGLLLATRQVRRIVCSYVGENTLCESQYLAGELELELTPQGTLAERIRAGGAGVPAFYTPTGYGTLVQEGGAPIRYTPDGHLALMSQPREVREFNGDHFLLERAIRADFALVKGWKADRAGNVVFRRSARNFNVPMCKAADVTAVEVEEIVDVGAFPPEDIHVPNIYVDRVIKGQKYEKRIERLTIRKEEDGDAGKEEDARTRIIRRAALEFEDGMYANLGIGIPLLASNFISPSMTVHLHSENGILGLGPFPTEDEVDADLINAGKQTVTVLPGGCFFASDDSFAMIRGGHIQLTMLGAMQVSKYGDLANWMIPGKKVKGMGGAMDLVSSQKTRVVVTMQHCTKDNTPKIMEKCTMPLTGKRCVDRIITEKAVFDVHRKKGLTLRELWEGLTVDDIKKSTGCAFAVSPNLRPMQQVAP encoded by the coding sequence ATGGCAGCGCTGCGGCTCCTGGCGTCGGTGCTCGGGCGCGGGGTCCCCGCCGGCGGCTCAGGGCTCGCGCTGTCCCAGGGCTGCGCCCGCTGCTTTACCACCAGTCCCCGGCCCCGTGCCAAGTTCTACGCGGACCCGGTGGAGATGGTGAAGGACATCTCTGACGGGGCGACCGTCATGATCGGGGGCTTCGGGCTCTGCGGGATCCCCGAGAACCTGATCGCCGCGCTGCTCAGGACCCGCGTGAAAGACCTGCAGGTGGTCAGCAGCAACGTGGGCGTGGAGGACTTCGGCCTGGGCCTCCTGCTGGCCACCAGGCAGGTCCGTCGCATCGTCTGTTCCTACGTGGGCGAGAACACCCTGTGCGAGAGCCAGTACCTGGCAggagagctggagctggagctcaCGCCCCAGGGCACCCTGGCCGAGCGCATCCGCGCGGGGGGCGCCGGGGTGCCCGCCTTCTACACCCCCACGGGCTACGGGACCCTGGTCCAGGAAGGGGGCGCCCCCATCCGCTACACCCCGGACGGCCACCTGGCGCTCATGAGCCAGCCCCGAGAGGTGAGGGAGTTCAACGGCGACCACTTCCTTTTGGAGCGCGCCATCCGGGCAGACTTCGCCCTGGTGAAAGGGTGGAAGGCCGACCGGGCAGGAAACGTGGTCTTCAGGAGAAGCGCCCGCAATTTCAACGTGCCCATGTGCAAAGCTGCAGACGTCACGGCGGTGGAGGTGGAAGAGATCGTGGACGTGGGGGCTTTCCCCCCAGAAGACATCCACGTTCCTAACATTTATGTAGATCGCGTGATAAAGGGGCAGAAATACGAGAAACGAATTGAGCGCTTAACGATCCGGAAAGAGGAAGATGGAGACGCTGGAAAGGAAGAGGACGCCAGGACGCGCATCATCAGACGCGCAGCTCTGGAATTTGAGGACGGCATGTACGCCAATCTGGGCATAGGCATCCCCCTGCTGGCCAGCAACTTCATCAGTCCCAGCATGACTGTCCATCTTCACAGTGAGAACGGGATCCTGGGCCTGGGCCCGTTTCCCACGGAAGATGAGGTGGATGCCGACCTCATCAATGCAGGCAAGCAGACGGTCACGGTGCTTCCCGGGGGCTGCTTCTTCGCCAGCGACGACTCCTTCGCCATGATCCGAGGGGGACACATCCAACTAACCATGCTTGGAGCCATGCAGGTTTCCAAATACGGCGACCTGGCGAACTGGATGATCCCTGgcaagaaggtgaaaggcatgggCGGTGCCATGGACTTGGTGTCCAGTCAGAAGACCAGAGTGGTGGTCACCATGCAGCACTGCACAAAGGACAACACCCCCAAGATCATGGAGAAATGCACCATGCCGCTGACCGGGAAGCGGTGCGTGGACCGCATCATCACCGAGAAGGCCGTGTTTGACGTGCACAGGAAGAAAGGGCTGACGCTGAGGGAGCTCTGGGAGGGCCTGACGGTGGACGACATCAAAAAGAGCACGGGGTGTGCCTTTGCTGTGTCCCCGAACCTCAGGCCCATGCAGCAGGTGGCACCCTGA